The Eleutherodactylus coqui strain aEleCoq1 chromosome 6, aEleCoq1.hap1, whole genome shotgun sequence genome window below encodes:
- the LOC136571816 gene encoding olfactory receptor 12D1-like codes for MNQTSISEFVLLGLTDLIDIQLSLFVIFLMFYMVTILGNLSIMTITQINQSLHTPMYFFLWNLSFIDLCFSSVAVPKMLSDFLVLKKTISFGGCICQIHFFHFLGSTEVILLTNMSFDRYIAISNPLRYLQIMNSNVCMTLALFSWIAGFFHALIHTVLTAKLPFCGPNIVNHFFCDVKPVLKLACADTTLNLNLLIRITGTLATTSFVLTFFSYVFISKFLLRIKTATGRRNALSTCSAHLTVVFLLYGTAIFTYLRTSTEHALDQDRVIAVLFTVVTPALNPIIYTLRNKDMRKAFMKIIQRSLMHK; via the coding sequence ATGAACCAAACATCAATAAGTGAGTTTGTCTTACTCGGTCTCACAGACCTAATAGACATCCAGTTAAgtctttttgtaatatttttgatGTTTTACATGGTGACAATTTTGGGGAACCTATCCATTATGACTATCACACAAATAAATCAAAGTCTTCACACACCAATGTACTTCTTCTTATGGAATTTGTCTTTCATTGATTTGTGCTTCTCCTCTGTTGCTGTTCCAAAAATGTTGAGTGATTTCTTGGTGCTCAAGAAAACAATATCTTTCGGTGGTTGCATTTGTCAGATACATTTCTTTCATTTCCTTGGTAGTACAGAAGTTATACTTCTTACTAACATGTCTTTTGATCGATATATAGCAATTAGTAATCCTTTGAGATATTTGCAGATCATGAATAGTAATGTCTGTATGACCTTGGCATTATTCTCTTGGATAGCTGGATTTTTCCATGCATTGATACATACTGTCCTAACAGCAAAACTTCCATTTTGTGGACCCAATATAGTCAATCACTTTTTCTGTGATGTTAAGCCAGTATTGAAGTTGGCTTGTGCAGACACGACTTTGAACTTAAACCTTCTCATCAGGATAACTGGAACTTTAGCAACAACATCTTTTGTCCTAACGTTTTTCTCTTATGTATTTATCAGCAAATTCTTGTTAAGGATTAAGACTGCAACGGGAAGAAGAAACGCATTGTCTACATGTAGTGCACACCTCACAGTGGTGTTCCTTCTTTATGGCACAGCCATATTTACTTATCTACGTACTTCCACTGAACATGCATTAGATCAAGACCGAGTTATTGCAGTTCTGTTTACTGTCGTAACACCTGCTCTCAACCCAATTATTTATACATTGCGTAACAAAGATATGAGGAAAGCTTTCATGAAGATAATACAAAGATCATTAATGCATAAATAA